GCTCAAGATCCTCCATGTTCGGGGATCGGAAAAATATTCCCACGGGCGATGGAATACCGCGTGTTTCAGGATCTGTGTGTCATCTAGCCACCACCAGCCCTGTAGGGCGTCGCCATACAGGGAAAAGGTGAGGCATCCGAGGAAGAGAAGGACCAGGATCTTTTCGTGGCGGGATGGCCATGAGAAGGTTGTCCTCATATTCCGGAGCATCAGCCCCCTTCGGCCGGGGACATTTTGGGGAGTGAATCGACTGCGAACCACCTGCCAGGGGCATTGCGGATGGCCTTCTCGAGGAAGGCGTAGATAACGTCAAGCGCATTTGGCTCTGCGGCTGGGAGAACAGGGCCTCCCTCGATCCGGTAACATCCTGGTGAGACATGACGGCAGACGAATCCCCCTATATCACTTCCCGTCCTTTCGGCCAGCCTTTGTGGTCCGCCCGCGACCAATCGTCTCATGCCGAAAAAAAGGGGCGTAGATACGGCTCCTCCGGGCGCTGGGGGGACATCCGCGAGGATAACTAGGCATTCCTTTCTCTCGAGGATCTTGTAAAAATGACGCAGTCCCCTTTCCAGGTCCAGTATCTTTCCTCCGTTCATCCATTTTTCCATCGCCCGGTACTTTTTGTGAAAATGATCCCTCACAGGCAAGGCCACCCTCTCGTCCACGATCGCCATGCTCATGGCATTGATCCGGACCCCTGCCTTTCCAAGAAAGGTTATCCCCAAGGAAAAACTGTCATAGTGTGGGGTCAGCAGGACAAGCCCTCTCTCCCTGTGGAGGCATGAATACAAAAAGGAAAAGGGTGCAATCGTGCAGCTTATCTCAGGGACCCGGCCGGCGATGATCAGCCGGCTCTCGTATTCCTCCCTGCTCTCCGTTTCGAAACGCTCCCTTACGAGGGATCGGATGTCTTTCTCATGGGCTTGGGGATACAGGATCCTATATCCGGCATACGTCAACCTTGCCACATGAGGATCTCCTACAGCCACGGACCGCCAGTCGCGTTTTATCCGGCAGTTCATCCATCCCCTGGCGCGAGCAAGGGCATAGCCCATGGGCAGAGGTAGGATGGCCATCGTCGGGAGGACCGAACGGTAGTCTAGGGCGTGGAGGGCATGGCAGAATCGGCATGCCTTATTTTTGAAACTTTTCGATAAGTTGACCATTTTTCAAGGTTTTTTTACAGGAAATCCGTATCTCCACCCATCAGCCACCACTCTGATCCCTCGATGTCTTCCTCCGGGATCGCAGTGACACGCGACAAGGCAAGAAAAGCGGCATTAACTGTGCTTTCAGCGCCCGTCTCCTGTAAAACCCTGAAAACGGCCGGCGTGCCCCAGCATGTGAGGACATCCGTCCCGGAGGAGGCCGCAGCTGAAAGCGCCGCGCGAACTGCGAGGTGCATGGCCCTTCTCGGGCCGATGACATCGAGCAGCTCCGCCTGTTTTCCGTGTAGGCCCATCACGCAGATCGCCTTGCTCTCCCCCCATGGCCATCTTTTGATCGAAAGGAATATGTATTCGCGGTCGGGACGGGAAAGGAAACGATGACGGAGATATTCCGCATCCCTCACACCCAGCACGAAAAGACCCATGTCCCTCTCCATGGCCTTCCATGCCCGGGTGACGTCGCGTTCCCAATCCTTCGTATCCGGGGGGAGGAAGGACCAGCGCCATGCAAAGGGAAGCTTGTGGTGGTCTGTTCGCCAGCGCAACTGGTAGATCGGACCAAAATCACGGTAAAGCCCCAGGGCAACGCCAAGCCGTATGTGCCGTTCATTGGGGAATCCGAAGGTGATCTGGTAGGGACGATCCACCCCTGCACGACTTGACAGGAAATGGGATGCGACGTGGTAAAAGGGGCCTTTCCTGGCAGACAGGCCGCGCACCTCCGGCGCAACCATCACATCCCCGATCTGTATGGCGGATACGGAGACCCCCTTCCATCTCAATTCGCGGGCGAATCCTCCGTAATGGGCAATCAGCCGCCCCTTTTCATCCCAAAGTCCGACGGCCTCTCCTCGACCTGGGGCGTATTTCCAGGAAAACCATCGTTCGTGGGGTGTGTAGCCGAAGGCAGAGACAAAAAGCCGGAGGA
This is a stretch of genomic DNA from Deltaproteobacteria bacterium. It encodes these proteins:
- a CDS encoding GNAT family N-acetyltransferase, translated to MNSRSSHPIPIRIGTQSFNLEDVRLEDEDAVLRLFVSAFGYTPHERWFSWKYAPGRGEAVGLWDEKGRLIAHYGGFARELRWKGVSVSAIQIGDVMVAPEVRGLSARKGPFYHVASHFLSSRAGVDRPYQITFGFPNERHIRLGVALGLYRDFGPIYQLRWRTDHHKLPFAWRWSFLPPDTKDWERDVTRAWKAMERDMGLFVLGVRDAEYLRHRFLSRPDREYIFLSIKRWPWGESKAICVMGLHGKQAELLDVIGPRRAMHLAVRAALSAAASSGTDVLTCWGTPAVFRVLQETGAESTVNAAFLALSRVTAIPEEDIEGSEWWLMGGDTDFL